The following are encoded in a window of Sminthopsis crassicaudata isolate SCR6 chromosome 3, ASM4859323v1, whole genome shotgun sequence genomic DNA:
- the UPK2 gene encoding uroplakin-2, translating into MAFLTPTLLLLVLLDLGAAEFNISSISGLLSPALAESFLVALPPCHLTGGTAALTVRRINETTGLTHNFIVPPCRGRRDLVSVVYSSGSFTVTRLSAYQVTNLIPGTSYYVSYSVVKGNTIESSNRVRMATLPRRKVETLGLGMARTGGMIVITVLLSVAMFLLVVGFIVALVLGARK; encoded by the exons ATGGCCTTTCTGACGCCCACCCTGCTTCTACTGGTGCTGCTGGATCTGGGGGCTGCAG AATTCAACATCTCCAGCATCTCGGGCCTACTGTCCCCCGCGCTGGCAGAGAGCTTTCTAGTTGCCTTACCTCCCTGCCACCTCACAGGGGGCACAGCCGCCCTGACTGtaagaagaataaatgaaacCACAG GCCTGACACACAACTTTATAGTACCCCCCTGCCGAGGGCGAAGGGACCTGGTGAGTGTGGTGTACAGCAGCGGCAGCTTCACCGTCACCCGACTCAGTGCCTACCAAGTCACCAACCTGATACCTGGCACCAGCTACTA CGTCTCCTACTCCGTGGTGAAAGGGAATACCATAGAATCCAGTAACAGAGTCCGGATGGCCACCCTGCCTC GAAGAAAAGTGGAGACCTTGGGGCTGGGCATGGCTCGCACCGGGGGCATGATAGTCATTACAGTGCTGCTCTCCGTGGCCATGTTCCTGCTGGTCGTGGGCTTCATAGTTGCTCTGGTCCTCGGAGCCCGGAAATGA
- the FOXR1 gene encoding forkhead box protein R1, with protein sequence MNPNIQNREFWESLHGKIPGLLDWKMNEELKLATTTDQLPRDTSFEPNLWMWVNLNLVCPPAGRHTSKELDLVHNPPSSKEEENTSFLEDNQQPQAFSSQQPQQPQASSSQHSQDPTIQQPQDPTCQQLQDTTSQQPQNPTSQQLQDSTSESELTEEDEEENTSTTLSASHKVGLLRKRRRQVGTQTGARWPRPPLNYCHLIALALKNSPSRGLNVQEIYNFTRQHFPFFQTAPEGWKNTVRHNLCFRGSFEKAPLSPEREPTMSRPRSCRWRLTEEGYRRFAEEARALASARFHNIQKSMSQPEMMSILFDL encoded by the exons ATGAATCCAAACATCCAGAACCGTGAATTCTGGGAGAGCCTGCATGGAAAGATCCCAGGTCTGCtggactggaaaatgaatgaggaGTTGAAATTAGCAACCACCACAGACCAGCTACCCAGAG ATACTTCCTTTGAACCTAATTTATGGATGTGGGTGAATCTCAACCTAGTATGTCCTCCAGCTGGAAGGCATACTTCGAAGGAGCTGGATTTGGTCCATAACCCTCCATCctccaaagaagaagaaaatacctCTTTTTTAGAGGACAACCAACAGCCCCAAGCCTTCAGCAGCCAGCAACCCCAGCAGCCCCAGGCCTCCAGCAGCCAGCATTCCCAGGACCCCACCATCCAGCAGCCCCAGGACCCCACCTGCCAGCAGCTCCAAGACACCACCAGCCAGCAGCCCCAGAACCCCACCAGCCAGCAGCTCCAGGACTCTACCAGTGAATCAGAG CTCACAGAAGAGGACGAAGAAGAGAACACTTCCACAACTCTCTCAGCTTCCCACAAAGTAGGACTCCTTCGAAAGCGTCGGCGACAGGTGGGCACGCAGACAGGAGCCCGGTGGCCCAGACCTCCCCTCAATTACTGTCACCTAATCGCCCTGGCACTGAAAAACAGCCCTTCTAGAGGACTCAATGTCCAGGAGATCTACAATTTCACCCG ACAGCACTTCCCCTTTTTCCAGACAGCTCCAGAGGGCTGGAAAAACACAGTTCGGCACAACCTCTGCTTTCGGGGCAGTTTTGAGAAGGCCCCACTGAGCCCAGAGAGGGAACCTACCATGAGCCGCCCTCGCTCCTGCCGGTGGCGTCTCACAGAGGAAGGCTACCGGCGCTTTGCTGAGGAAGCCAGGGCTTTGGCATCTGCCCGGTTTCACAACATCCAAAAGTCCATGAGTCAGCCAG AAATGATGTCTATTCTCTTTGACCTCTGA